GGCGTCGCCTTAACGAGGACCGGACGCTGGCCCAGGCCCGGCCTTGGCGCTTGTTGCTGATGGCGGTGGCGCCGCTCGCGCTATTGGCGGATTTCGTTACTGACCGTGGATTAGCGGCTTTTGGGCGCGGCCGCGAGGCCGAGGAGATCGGCGAACTCGGCGAGCTGCGCGAAATCATCGAAGCGTCCGAGCTCGAGGAAGCAATATCCGAAGAGGACGTCGACATGATTCAGGGAGTGCTGGAGATTTCGCGCGAGCAAATAAGGCACATCATGACGCCCCGTCCGGACATGGTCATGGTTGCCGCCGAAACGCCGGCCGCTAATGCTCTCAAGATCGCCCTCGAGCACGGTCATTCGCGCCTGCCGGTGTACGCCGGCGACCACGACTCGATAGTGGGCATGGTCTCGGTTCGACAGATCGCGGCTTCGCTAATTGATCCGACCGCCGGCCAGCAACCGGTGGGCGAGCTTGCCCAACCGGCGTTCTTCGTTCCCGAAACCAAGATGGTTGACGATCTGCTGGGCGAGCTGCAGGCCGGACGCACCCACATGGCGATCGCGATCGACGAGTACGGCGATACCGCCGGGCTGGTGACGATGGAGGACATCATCGAACGGATCGTCGGCGACATCCGCGACGAAACCGACCAGGAACCGATCGAAATCATTCCCGACGGAGATGGCGCCTACCTGGTTGACGGTCGGGTCCGATTGGGCGAACTGGCCGAGCAGACCGGGATCGAGCTCGAGGCGGCCGACGCCGACACTTTGGCCGGGTTGGTCTTCCTGCGCCTGGGGCATGTCCCCGACGACGGCGAGATACTCGACATCGACGGAATCGCGATCGAGGTCGCCCTGGTGGAGAACAACCGCATCCGACGGCTGCGCCTCACTCCCGACACCGATCAACCCAAGCCGGGCACGCCCAATCCGGACGGTCGGCAAGCCGCCTAGCGGACTGCCCTCCAGTCCGGGTTCGGTGCGCCGGATCGGCAGGATCAAATGCGCCGGGTAGATCTGCAGCGGCTGGACGCGACGCTGGTACTGGGCCTGCGCGATCTTGGCGAGGCCGATCGGCTGGTTTTTCTTTACGCCCGCGATCGGGGCAGGTTCTCGGCCGTCGCTCGTTCCGGTCGCCGACCGGTATCCCGCCTGGCAGGGCACCTGCAACTTTTCGCCAAGGTCGCGGTCGAGCTGGTGCCGACCCGGTCGCTGGACATCATCACGTCGGCCCGTAGCCTTGCCGATCGGCCCCGGCTCGCCGCCGGCCGGCGCTTTGCGGCAGCATCGCGGGTGATCGAATTCCTGCGCCGCGCTACCGCCGAAGAAGATCCCGATCCGGGGTTGTTCGACCTGGCCGACGCGACCCTGGAACTGATCGACCGACGTGAGCGCGTTTACCGCCAACTCTGGCAGTTCGAGCTCGCCGCCCTGGACCGCCTCGGTCTGGCGCCGGTGTTGTTCGATTGCGCACTTTGCAACCGGGCCCTGAACGCCCGTGACCTCTGGTTCGACCCGCAAGCCGGCGGTGCAATCTGCGAGCACTGTCCGCGCAGTCCCCTGGCGGCCCGGATTTCGGAGCGCACCCTGAAAGCGCTGCGTTTTCTGCAGGAGGCCCGGCTTGGCGAAGCAGACAAGCTGGGCATCGACCCGGCGATCCGCGAGCAAATCACGCTGCTGCTGGATCGGATCCTGCAAGTGGCGGTCGGGAGCATCCGGCCCGGACCGGGCGCCGATAATTCCTTGGGGCGCCCTGCGACCGGACCAGACAGCCAGCAATAGCGAGCCAATGCCGAAGAGTATGGACGCCCTCGTGGCGTTGGCCAAGCGCCGCGGGTTCGTGTACCCCTCCTCCGAAATCTACGGAGGGTTTGAGAGTACCTGGGACTACGGACCGCTCGGCGCCGAACTGGTCCGGAACGTCAAAGAGGCCTGGTGGCGCGAGATTGTGACCGCCCGTTCGGAGGTCGTGGGCCTGAACGCGGCGGTGCTGATGTCGCCCTCGGTCTGGCAGGCGTCGGGCCACCTGGAGAATTTCTCCGACCCACTTGTCGAGTGCCTCAACTGCAATTCGCGCCTCCGCGAGGACCACTTGGCCGACGGGGTCTGCCCCAATTGCGGAGGCCCGGTGTCCGAAGCCCGCAACTTCAACACCATGTTCAAGACATTCGTCGGGCCGCTGGAGGACGATGCCGCGGTGGCCTATCTGCGCCCCGAAACGGCGCAGGCGATTTTTGTCAATTTCCGCAACGTCACTTCGACTTCACGCCTGCGGCTGCCGTTCGGGATCGCCCAAATCGGTAAGGCGTTCCGAAACGAAATAACCACCGGAAACTTCATTTTTCGAACTCGCGAATTCGAGCAGATGGAGCTCGAGTACTTCTGCCATCCCGGCGAGGACGAAAAGTGGTTTGATTACTGGGTGGACCGCCGTCGTCGCTGGTACCACGATCTGGGCATTGCCGACGCGGATCTGCGCGTGCGACGCCACGGCGATGACGAGCTTTCACACTATTCGCACGGGACCTCGGACCTGGAATTCCGATTCCCCTTCGGCTGGGACGAACTCGAGGGCATCGCCCGCCGCTCGGACTTCGATCTCACCGCCCACCAGACCGCCTCGCGCACCAAGCTGACGGTGTTCGACGAAGCCCGCGGGGAGCACGTCACGCCCTGGGTCGTCGAGCCCTCGGCGGGAGTCGACCGCTGCGTGCTGGCGTTTCTCTCGACCGCCTATCGGGAGGACGAAGTGCCCAACACCAAGGGTGGTACCGATTCCCGCACGCTGCTGGCCCTCGATCCGCGGCTGGCCCCCTACAAGGCCGCCGTCCTGCCGCTGATAAAGCGCGAACCACTGCAGGAACTGGCAGCGCGCATTCACGATCAACTCCGGTACCAGTGGGCGGTCTACTACGACGAGTCAGGGGCGATCGGCCGGCGCTATCGACGTCAGGACGAGATTGGAACCCCCTATTGCATCACGGTCGACTTCGAGTCCCTGGAAGACGACTGCGTCACCTTGCGCGACCGCGATACGTTGGCCCAGGACCGGATTCCGGTCACAGAGGTCTACGCTTACCTGGGCGACCGCCTGGCCTGGCGACCGCCATCCTGAACGGGGGCCGATACGGTCTCGGTTCTTTGCGTACTATGAGTCAGCCCGGCGCAACCGGACCCGGCGGTCCGGCGCAGCTGCGGCCTGAACCCGGCACGAATTGACATTGGTGGAGTAGCGAATGAGCGAGGATTCGGGCGGATTTCATTCGCAGGCGGTTGTGACCGACGGCGGCGACGCCGCCGAAATCGGGATCGGGATGCTCGGTTACGCATTCATGGGCAAGGCCCATTCCAACGGCTACAAGAAGATCCCGTACATGATGTATCCGCCGCCGGCGATTCCGGTGCTGCAGCGCATCGCGGGCCGCAGCGGCGACGCCGTAGCCGAGGCCGCCCGGCGCTACGGGTTCGCCGAGCACTCGACCGACTGGCGTGAGGTTATCGCCGATCCCAAAGTCGACGTGATCGACAATTCCGGCCCCAACGACCTCCATTACGACGCCAACATGGCCGCAGTCGAAGCCGGCAAACACGTAGTCTCGGAAAAGCCGCTCGGACGCAACGCGGCCGAATCGCGGGCGATGTGGCAGGCCGCCGAGGCAGCCGGCATAAAGCACATGACCGCGTTCAATTACCGGTTCGTTCCAGCGGTTGTCCTGGCCCGCAAGTTGATCGAGGACGACGTCGTCGGCGAGGTCCGCCATTTCCGGGGTTTCTATCTCCAGGAGTGGCTGGTGGATCCGAGCGCGCCCCGCGTCTGGCGCCTGGACAAGGCGCAGGCCGGATCTGGATCGCTGGGCGACCTGGGCGCTCACTCAATCGACCTGGCCCGCTTCCTGGTGGGCGAACCGACCTCAGTCAACGGCAAGCTCAAGACCTTCGTGGAAGAGCGACCGGACCCGGACAACCCCGGGCAAACCGCACCGGTCACGGTCGACGACGCCTACCTTGCGCTGGTCGAATTCGAGGGAGGGGCGATCGGGACGCTGGAGGCCACCCGTTTTGCCCACGGCAACAAGAACGGCAACATGTTCGAGATCAACGGATCCAAAGGCTCGATCGCATTCGACATTCAGCGAATGAACGAATTGCAAGTCTTTTCCGGATCTTCCGAGCCCGGCAATGCCAACGGATTCACGAACGTGATGGTCTCGGAGCAATACCACCCCTACTGGACCAACTGGTGGCCGCAGGGACACATGATCGGCTGGGAGCACACCTTCGTGCACGAACTCTGCCATTTCCTCGATTGCGTGGCCAACGACAAACCGGTCGCCCCGTGGGGCGCGACGTTCGAAGACGGCTACCGCGCCGACGTCGTCTGCGAGGCGATCGCCCGCTCGTCGGAAATGGACGGGGCCCGGGTCCGGATCGAATACTGAATCCAGGCAAGCGCCGCCGACATGCGGCGGTGCGCGCACTAAAAGGAGCAACTCCAAGGTGAAGATTGGTGTTTTTGCGGTCCTCTTCTCGGACCAACCCCTGCCCGAAGTGGCCGGCTACCTGCGCGACGTCGGCTGCGGGGCGATCGAACTGGGCTGCGGCGGCTACCCCGGCAACGCCCATTGCAATTCGGCCGAACTCCTGGCCAGCGAGGAAAAATTCGCCGAGTTTTCGCAGGTGCTGAGCGACTCCGGCCTCGAGCTGTCGGCGCTTTCGATGCACGGCAATCCGATCCATCCGGATCCGGAATTTGCCCAAGAGCACCTCAGCGACCAGCGCAACGCGATTCTGCTGGCCGAAAAACTCGGGCTCGACACCGTCATAACGTTCTCGGGGTGTCCCGGCGACGCACCGGGCGCCAAATATCCCAACTGGGTCACGTGCGCCTGGCCGCCCGACTACCCGGAGATCCTGCGCTACCAGTGGGAAGAGGTGCTGATCCCCTTCTGGAGAGAAGAGGCCGCGTTCGCGGCCGATCACGGAGTGACCAAGATCGCACTGGAAATGCACCCGGGATTCAGTGTCTACAACATCGACACCCTGCTGCAGCTGCGCGAGGCCGTCGGCGACGTGATCGGGGCCAACTTCGACCCCTCGCATCTGTGGTGGCAGGGCATGGACATTCCCACCGCGATCCGCGCGGTCGGACGGGCCGGAGCGATGCACCACTTCCATGCCAAGGACGTGAAGGTCGATCCCCAGAACGCCGACCGGACCGGCGTCCTGGACACCAAGTCGTACACCCGTGAGATCGATCGATCCTGGATATTCCGCTCCATCGGCTACGGACACGGGGTCGAAGATTGGAAGGCGATCGTCTCCGAACTGCGTTTGATCGGCTACGACGGCGCGCTTTCGATCGAGCATGAGGACAGCCTCATGTCCCCCAAGGAAGGTCTGGAAAAGGGCATCGACGTTCTGCGCCAGGCGACCGTCTTCGAACCGGCCGGGGAGGCCTATTGGGCCTAACCGGCGGCGCCCGCCAGGACGCCATCATCCGCAACCGCAATATCTAGTCAGGAACCAAACGACAATGGCAAACTTCCGTCTCTCCGTGCACCAGATCACCTGGGGACAGAACCTGGATCTGGCCCTAAAGGAAATCTCCGAATTCGGCTACCGCGGAACGGAGACTTTCGCGGGCGTAGTCGACGAGTTCGCCGGACGCGAGGATGACCTGCGGGCCAAGTTTTCCGACGCCGGGGTCCGACTGACCGCGCTCTACGGCGGCGGCCGTTTCTGGGCCGCCGGCGAAGAGGAAGAAACGATCGCCTGGAACATGCGGATCGCCGAATTCCTGCAGTCGATGGGCGCCGACCGACTTGTGCTCGGTCCGGCCGCACCCCATCTCGAAGGCGGCACCAGCGACCAGCAGTTCCAAACCATGGCGGCGGTGGCCAACGAGATCGGCAAGCGCTGCCGGGAAATGGGCGTGACCGCCGGGATCCATCCGCACTGGAACACGCCGGTTCAGGACGAGTCCGAGATTCACCGGATCTTTGACCTGGTCGACACCGACAAGGTGAAGATGGTGCTTGATCCGGCCCACATCGCCAAAGCCGGATCCGACCCGGTCGCGATCTGCGAACGGTACGCGCCGATCATCTGCTACGTCCACATCAAGGACTATTCCCCGGAACTAGACACCCCGGAGGCCAATATCCGCGAGGAGGGTCTGGCTCCAACGCTGGCATTCTTCTCCGAACTCGGGGACGGAATAGTCGACACCCCCGGGTTCGTGCAGGTGCTGCGCGACTCCGATTACGACGGCTGGCTCACCATCGAACTCGACCGCTCGCAGACGACCGCGCGCCAGAGCCTGGCCAACAACACCCGCTATCTGCGCAAGGTACTCGGATTCGACATCGGCGGAGACAACCCGTAGGAACCAGATCGCTTACGGCTCTGAGAGCGTCGGGGGAGGCCAAATGATCAACGTGGGCATCGTCGGCTGCGGTCGAATCATCGAAGAGGGGCACGCGCCGGCGTTCGCAAAACTGAGCGACCGCTTTCGCGTCGTCGCCGTCGCCGACCCATCCGCGGTCCGGCGCGATCTGATCGCCGACCGCTTCGGGGTTCCGGCCGAGCATCGCTTCAACGACTGGCAGGACCTGCTGGCGCTCGAGGCGGTCGAGTTGGTCGACATGGCCCTGCCGCACTTCCTGCACCTGTCCTCGCTGCAGGCTGCGGCTGCCGCCGGCAAGGCGATCCTGATGGAGAAGCCGATGGCGACCAGCATGGACGAGGCCGACTCGATCATGGCGGCGCTCGCTGATTCGGGCCGCCCGGCCTGCCTGATACACAACTACCTCTGGCGCCCGGAGATTCGGCTTGGCCTGGAGCTGATAAGGTCGGGGGCGATCGGAAGCCCGCACCTGTTCCGGAGCGAGGGGTTCTCGCCGGGTCACTACCCCGGCGCGGCCGGATACGATCCTGACTGGCGAATAAAGTCCGCGCGCGGCGGGGGCGGAGCGATCATCGACAACGCCTATCACTACTGCTACATGTCCGAAGCCCTGCTGGGCTCACCGGTCGAATCGGTCTACGCCGGATTCGGCACGTTCGTGCACGATATCGACGTCGAGGATTTGGGCCTGATCCAACTGAGCCACGCCAACGGAT
The Chloroflexota bacterium genome window above contains:
- a CDS encoding HlyC/CorC family transporter — translated: MEPSSWIGLFGSLVVTLLAAYGSAVEAATLAMRPSRLRELADDGNEAAASILRLLENQNRRATLTVSLSLASAILAAVLVTAVLAPELERAGLPFPFAAIVLTLLVVFVHVVFVARLARRIGRRLNEDRTLAQARPWRLLLMAVAPLALLADFVTDRGLAAFGRGREAEEIGELGELREIIEASELEEAISEEDVDMIQGVLEISREQIRHIMTPRPDMVMVAAETPAANALKIALEHGHSRLPVYAGDHDSIVGMVSVRQIAASLIDPTAGQQPVGELAQPAFFVPETKMVDDLLGELQAGRTHMAIAIDEYGDTAGLVTMEDIIERIVGDIRDETDQEPIEIIPDGDGAYLVDGRVRLGELAEQTGIELEAADADTLAGLVFLRLGHVPDDGEILDIDGIAIEVALVENNRIRRLRLTPDTDQPKPGTPNPDGRQAA
- the recO gene encoding DNA repair protein RecO, producing MRRVDLQRLDATLVLGLRDLGEADRLVFLYARDRGRFSAVARSGRRPVSRLAGHLQLFAKVAVELVPTRSLDIITSARSLADRPRLAAGRRFAAASRVIEFLRRATAEEDPDPGLFDLADATLELIDRRERVYRQLWQFELAALDRLGLAPVLFDCALCNRALNARDLWFDPQAGGAICEHCPRSPLAARISERTLKALRFLQEARLGEADKLGIDPAIREQITLLLDRILQVAVGSIRPGPGADNSLGRPATGPDSQQ
- a CDS encoding glycine--tRNA ligase yields the protein MDALVALAKRRGFVYPSSEIYGGFESTWDYGPLGAELVRNVKEAWWREIVTARSEVVGLNAAVLMSPSVWQASGHLENFSDPLVECLNCNSRLREDHLADGVCPNCGGPVSEARNFNTMFKTFVGPLEDDAAVAYLRPETAQAIFVNFRNVTSTSRLRLPFGIAQIGKAFRNEITTGNFIFRTREFEQMELEYFCHPGEDEKWFDYWVDRRRRWYHDLGIADADLRVRRHGDDELSHYSHGTSDLEFRFPFGWDELEGIARRSDFDLTAHQTASRTKLTVFDEARGEHVTPWVVEPSAGVDRCVLAFLSTAYREDEVPNTKGGTDSRTLLALDPRLAPYKAAVLPLIKREPLQELAARIHDQLRYQWAVYYDESGAIGRRYRRQDEIGTPYCITVDFESLEDDCVTLRDRDTLAQDRIPVTEVYAYLGDRLAWRPPS
- a CDS encoding Gfo/Idh/MocA family oxidoreductase; amino-acid sequence: MSEDSGGFHSQAVVTDGGDAAEIGIGMLGYAFMGKAHSNGYKKIPYMMYPPPAIPVLQRIAGRSGDAVAEAARRYGFAEHSTDWREVIADPKVDVIDNSGPNDLHYDANMAAVEAGKHVVSEKPLGRNAAESRAMWQAAEAAGIKHMTAFNYRFVPAVVLARKLIEDDVVGEVRHFRGFYLQEWLVDPSAPRVWRLDKAQAGSGSLGDLGAHSIDLARFLVGEPTSVNGKLKTFVEERPDPDNPGQTAPVTVDDAYLALVEFEGGAIGTLEATRFAHGNKNGNMFEINGSKGSIAFDIQRMNELQVFSGSSEPGNANGFTNVMVSEQYHPYWTNWWPQGHMIGWEHTFVHELCHFLDCVANDKPVAPWGATFEDGYRADVVCEAIARSSEMDGARVRIEY
- a CDS encoding sugar phosphate isomerase/epimerase; the encoded protein is MKIGVFAVLFSDQPLPEVAGYLRDVGCGAIELGCGGYPGNAHCNSAELLASEEKFAEFSQVLSDSGLELSALSMHGNPIHPDPEFAQEHLSDQRNAILLAEKLGLDTVITFSGCPGDAPGAKYPNWVTCAWPPDYPEILRYQWEEVLIPFWREEAAFAADHGVTKIALEMHPGFSVYNIDTLLQLREAVGDVIGANFDPSHLWWQGMDIPTAIRAVGRAGAMHHFHAKDVKVDPQNADRTGVLDTKSYTREIDRSWIFRSIGYGHGVEDWKAIVSELRLIGYDGALSIEHEDSLMSPKEGLEKGIDVLRQATVFEPAGEAYWA
- a CDS encoding sugar phosphate isomerase/epimerase; its protein translation is MRTASCPPRKVWKRASTFCARRPSSNRPGRPIGPNRRRPPGRHHPQPQYLVRNQTTMANFRLSVHQITWGQNLDLALKEISEFGYRGTETFAGVVDEFAGREDDLRAKFSDAGVRLTALYGGGRFWAAGEEEETIAWNMRIAEFLQSMGADRLVLGPAAPHLEGGTSDQQFQTMAAVANEIGKRCREMGVTAGIHPHWNTPVQDESEIHRIFDLVDTDKVKMVLDPAHIAKAGSDPVAICERYAPIICYVHIKDYSPELDTPEANIREEGLAPTLAFFSELGDGIVDTPGFVQVLRDSDYDGWLTIELDRSQTTARQSLANNTRYLRKVLGFDIGGDNP
- a CDS encoding Gfo/Idh/MocA family oxidoreductase translates to MINVGIVGCGRIIEEGHAPAFAKLSDRFRVVAVADPSAVRRDLIADRFGVPAEHRFNDWQDLLALEAVELVDMALPHFLHLSSLQAAAAAGKAILMEKPMATSMDEADSIMAALADSGRPACLIHNYLWRPEIRLGLELIRSGAIGSPHLFRSEGFSPGHYPGAAGYDPDWRIKSARGGGGAIIDNAYHYCYMSEALLGSPVESVYAGFGTFVHDIDVEDLGLIQLSHANGSFSLIVQGWTGSGQAASEVHGAEGVLSFPRFGQGRLTLQRGGESETVDIEGELNFGFEGIFADYAAALEDGGPPPVEFSAGYRNLQIVMAAYESGRTREVVRL